Proteins encoded together in one Asterias rubens chromosome 4, eAstRub1.3, whole genome shotgun sequence window:
- the LOC117289231 gene encoding uncharacterized PPE family protein PPE12-like: MGRYHKANLNMGRYHKANLNMGRYPKANLNMGRYHKANLNMGRYHKANLNMGRYHKANLNMGRYHKANLNMGRYHKANLNMGRYHKATLNMGRYHKANLNMGRYHKANLNMGRYHKANLNMGRYHKANLNMGRYHKATLNMGRYHKATLNMGRYHKANLNMGRYHKANLNMGRYHKANLNMGRYHKATLNMGRYHKATLNMGRYHKANLNI, from the exons ATGGGTAG ATACCACAAAGCCAACCTGAATATGGGTAGATACCACAAAGCCAACCTGAATATGGGTAGATACCCCAAAGCCAACCTGAATATGGGTAGATACCACAAAGCCAACCTGAATATGGGTAGATACCACAAAGCCAACCTGAATATGGGTAGATACCACAAAGCCAACCTGAATATGGGTAGATACCACAAAGCCAACCTGAATATGGGTAGATACCACAAAGCCAACCTGAATATGGGTAGATACCACAAAGCCACCCTGAATATGGGTAGATACCACAAAGCCAACCTGAATATGGGTAGATACCACAAAGCCAACCTGAATATGGGTAGATACCACAAAGCCAACCTGAATATGGGTAGATACCACAAAGCCAACCTGAATATGGGTAGATACCACAAAGCCACCCTGAATATGGGTAGATACCACAAAGCCACCCTGAATATGGGTAGATACCACAAAGCCAACCTGAATATGGGTAGATACCACAAAGCCAACCTGAATATGGGTAGATACCACAAAGCCAACCTGAATATGGGTAGATACCACAAAGCCACCCTGAATATGGGTAGATACCACAAAGCCACCCTGAATATGGGTAGATACCACAAAGCCAACCTGAATATCTAG